In the genome of Ananas comosus cultivar F153 linkage group 11, ASM154086v1, whole genome shotgun sequence, one region contains:
- the LOC109717656 gene encoding protein IQ-DOMAIN 31-like: protein MGKHPAKWIKTLLFGKKSTRSHSNKRDGNGQRGTSVSENSPEISEHVLVSPHGSFSTVGGRTPSGLHGDRAAAPSISQGADKQEIVVSDAEKLREHEAATKAQAAVRGYLARRAFRALKGIIRLQALIRGHLVRRQAVATLRTMRAIIKFQAVVRGRGVRSSTIVRNVSTKNWQKCPADSESLDAWKEKLSKNAFVCTLLSSPTLMRALHVKYHPDNPNSVFSWLERWTKARVWARLPQFKKAVGLKQRARRANYATATKTEKLKRNPRKLASSPTDTVQENPENEIKVKRNLRKLLNSKIKMPDHPEQSNDNLLKVKKKSAVTPENKPGIGTAVISETGKVQIDSSTNVQGRVEPEPLHSIGNDDKALAMNEALSSNEEQPSSESQRTGRRKSSYLAKSDYSENGLQNVPILPSYMAATESAKAKFRGQVSPQFDDSADKNGNITRRHSLPSSVHGSLNSNSPSTQKLVQASGNSGVKSDRSLSLSGDGCVRTIQVEWRR from the exons ATGGGGAAGCATCCGGCGAAATGGATTAAGACTTTGCTTTTTGGCAAGAAATCAACAAGATCTCATTCAAACAAA AGagatggaaatggtcaaagaggGACTTCTGTTTCTGAGAATTCTCCAGAGATCTCTGAGCATGTGCTTGTGAGCCCTCATGGAAGTTTTTCAACCGTAGGAGGGAGGACGCCATCTGGTTTACATGGTGACCGAGCAGCTGCGCCTAGCATCAGTCAAGGTGCGGACAAACAAGAGATTGTTGTATCTGATGCTGAAAAACTAAGAGAACATGAGGCTGCCACAAAGGCACAGGCTGCCGTTCGAGGTTATCTG GCGCGGAGGGCATTTCGAGCGTTGAAAGGTATCATAAGGCTGCAAGCTTTAATCCGTGGGCATCTTGTAAGGCGGCAAGCTGTTGCAACTCTTCGAACTATGCGGGCAATCATAAAGTTCCAAGCTGTAGTTCGTGGCAGAGGTGTTAGGAGCTCTACAATTGTTCGTAATGTCAGTACAAAGAATTGGCAAAAATGCCCTGCG GATTCTGAGTCCCTGGATGCCTGGAAAGAGAAATTATCTAAAAATGCATTTGTTTGTACG CTTCTGTCTTCACCGACTTTGATGAGGGCACTACACGTCAAATATCACCCAGATAATCCCAATTCAGTCTTCAGCTGGTTAGAGAGGTGGACGAAAGCTCGAGTGTGGGCGCGACTTCCCCAATTCAAAAAGGCTGTTGGCTTAAAACAACGAGCAAGGAGAGCCAATTATGCTACAGCAACTAAAACCGAGAAATTGAAGCGCAACCCAAGAAAGTTGGCTAGCTCTCCTACTGATACTGTGCAAGAAAACCCTGAAAACGAGATAAAGGTCAAACGTAATCTAAGAAAGTTATTGaattcaaagattaaaatgCCTGACCATCCAGAACAGAGCAATGACAATTTGCTGAAGGTAAAGAAAAAGTCAGCTGTTACACCTGAAAACAAGCCCGGAATTGGAACTGCTGTAATTTCTGAAACTGGAAAGGTGCAGATTGATTCCTCAACCAATGTTCAGGGAAGAGTCGAACCAGAGCCATTGCATAGCATTGGCAATGATGATAAAGCTCTGGCGATGAATGAGGCATTAAGCTCCAACGAAGAGCAACCTTCTTCTGAAAGCCAGAGAACCGGTAGGAGGAAGTCTTCTTACTTGGCAAAATCAGATTATTCCGAAAATGGTTTACAAAATGTTCCAATTTTGCCAAGCTATATGGCTGCAACAGAATCTGCAAAGGCGAAATTCCGAGGTCAGGTTTCACCTCAGTTTGATGATTCAGCAGACAAAAATGGGAACATTACCCGCCGCCATTCACTGCCATCCTCTGTACATGGAagcttgaattcaaattcaccaAGCACACAGAAGCTGGTCCAGGCTAGCGGCAACAGTGGAGTCAAAAGTGACAGATCTCTGTCTTTATCTGGAGATGGGTGTG TTAGGACAATCCAAGTTGAATGGAGACGTTGA
- the LOC109717228 gene encoding 3-ketoacyl-CoA synthase 1-like, producing MTFTNLLKFSSFTLLALTLLHRFLPSPPLLSSLSHRHHLLLLLSFLSCTLLYLYTRRRPLPVFLFDYSCYLPEPERRSRRFSHSTADFMRAIFLKSGLGDETYAPPYIFQEDYDAKFRYAFQEAEEGMFSAVSSLLSKTGIPPSDISVLIVACSMFSPVPSLSSFLVNHFNFDPSVKTYNLSGMGCSTGTTCCDLAAKILRSKPGHALIVVTENMSLNWYFGENRHMLVTNCIFRVGTAAMLLTSDPIRRCSAKMELVRALRTHHGAEDAAYNAAVQMEDEDGSVGVSLSKDLVRVAGAALRRHISTLAPHVLPASELLRYAWNVARSYAAGDHKTVHVPDFTKAFEHICIHAGGKAVIDAVGKLMKFSAEVTEPARMCLHRFGNTSSSLVFYELAYFEAKGRIKKGDRVWMLAFGTGFKACSVVWKALRDSGMDSDSPWQECIHRYPVN from the coding sequence ATGACATTCACCAACTTGCTCAAGTTCTCCTCCTTCACTCTCCTTGCCCTAACTCTCCTCCACCGCTTCCTCCCATCCCCCCCACTCCTCTCCTCGCTTTCCCACCGCCACCACCTCCTgctcctcctctccttcctctcctgcACCCTCCTCTACCTCTACacccgccgccgccccctcccCGTCTTTCTCTTCGACTACTCGTGCTACCTCCCCGAACCCGAACGCCGCAGCCGCCGCTTCTCCCACTCCACCGCCGACTTCATGCGCGCCATCTTTCTCAAATCCGGCCTCGGCGACGAGACCTACGCTCCCCCCTATATCTTCCAAGAGGACTACGACGCCAAGTTCCGCTACGCCTTCCAAGAGGCCGAGGAGGGCATGTTCTCCGCcgtctcctctctcctctccaagACCGGCATCCCCCCCTCCGACATCTCCGTCCTCATCGTCGCCTGCAGCATGTTCAGCCCCGTCCCATCCCTCTCTTCCTTCCTCGTAAACCACTTCAACTTCGACCCTTCCGTTAAGACCTACAACTTATCCGGCATGGGGTGCAGCACCGGCACCACGTGCTGCGACCTCGCCGCCAAGATCCTACGCAGCAAGCCCGGGCACGCTCTCATCGTCGTCACCGAGAACATGAGCTTGAACTGGTACTTCGGCGAGAACCGCCACATGCTCGTCACCAACTGCATCTTCCGCGTCGGCACCGCGGCCATGCTCCTGACCAGCGACCCAATCCGGCGCTGCTCCGCGAAGATGGAGCTCGTGCGCGCGCTGCGGACGCACCACGGCGCGGAGGACGCGGCCTACAACGCGGCGGTGCAGATGGAGGACGAGGACGGCAGCGTCGGCGTGTCGCTCAGCAAGGACCTCGTCCGCGTGGCCGGGGCCGCGCTGCGCCGCCACATCTCCACCCTGGCGCCGCACGTGCTCCCTGCGTCGGAGCTCCTGCGGTATGCGTGGAACGTTGCGAGGTCGTATGCGGCGGGGGATCATAAGACGGTGCACGTGCCGGACTTCACGAAGGCGTTCGAGCACATATGCATACACGCTGGGGGGAAGGCGGTGATCGACGCGGTGGGGAAGCTGATGAAGTTCTCCGCGGAGGTGACGGAGCCGGCGAGGATGTGCCTGCACCGCTTCGGGAACACGTCGAGTAGCTTGGTGTTCTACGAGCTCGCCTACTTTGAAGCGAAGGGGAGGATAAAGAAGGGGGATAGGGTGTGGATGTTGGCGTTCGGAACGGGGTTTAAGGCGTGTAGTGTGGTGTGGAAGGCTCTTCGGGACTCCGGGATGGACTCGGATAGCCCGTGGCAAGAGTGCATCCATAGATACCccgttaattaa
- the LOC109716947 gene encoding pentatricopeptide repeat-containing protein At1g08070, chloroplastic-like — MEHRLHPLLQSPLRPNHLKQIHALVLKSYLDPTPLFTTLLSNPSSAHYTRQLFDAIPQPDPTLCGSIILAYSKLSLHKEVLGTFFSARNKNTHIPFVSIPPVLKSCAVLAATYEGRQVHSQVLVRGFCSNVFVQTALIDFYAKNGDMDSARRVFDELPIKDPVPINCLITGYSKSGDFLAARKLFDEMPRRTSSSWNSIIACYAHRCDFHEALRLFERMQTENAKPNVITVVTVLSICAKMGDLETGLRIKKLIGDNDFRMDMIVRTAVLEMYVKCGAVDEARSEFDQMEYRDVVAWSAMIAGYAQNGRSKEALELFDRMQAENCKPNEVTLVSVLSACAQLGSVEVGESIGSYIENHGLAFGVYVGSALVDMYAKCGNIGRARKVFDEMHQRDVVTWNSMIGGLAFSGFAKDAFDLYKQMERESFKPNDITFVGLLTACTHAGLVEQGISLFKCMKKEHHIDPKVEHCACMVDLLCRAGRLKDAYEFIREMEIEPNIVIWGTLLGASRVHSNVELAELALKKLLVLEPENSSNYVLLANIYANNGRWNEAREARDLMKSRSVQKLAAYSWIELDGVVHKFLVEDASHPKADEIYDALDRLGLQLKWANCAPHLDLELL, encoded by the coding sequence ATGGAGCATCGTCTCCACCCTCTTCTCCAATCCCCTCTACGACCCAACCATCTCAAACAAATCCATGCCCTTGTCCTCAAATCATACCTCGACCCTACCCCTCTCTTCACCACGCTTCTCTCAAACCCCTCCTCTGCACACTACACCCGTCAACTGTTCGACGCAATTCCCCAACCAGATCCCACTCTTTGTGGCTCCATCATATTAGCCTATTCAAAGCTCTCCTTGCACAAAGAAGTGCTCGGAACCTTCTTTTCGGCACGTAATAAGAATACCCACATCCCGTTTGTTTCTATTCCGCCCGTTCTTAAGTCGTGCGCGGTGTTAGCCGCGACTTATGAAGGGAGACAAGTGCATTCTCAAGTTCTGGTCCGTGGGTTTTGCTCAAATGTGTTCGTTCAAACTGCTTTAATCGATTTCTACGCGAAGAACGGTGATATGGACTCGGCAAGAAGGGTATTCGATGAATTACCGATCAAGGATCCTGTTCCTATCAACTGTTTGATCACCGGATACTCGAAATCCGGCGATTTTTTAGCGGCACGCAAgttgttcgatgaaatgccgaGGAGGACATCCTCGTCGTGGAATTCAATAATCGCTTGCTATGCCCACAGATGTGATTTTCATGAGGCTTTGAGATTGTTTGAGCGAATGCAAACTGAAAACGCAAAGCCAAATGTGATCACTGTAGTGACGGTTTTATCCATATGTGCCAAAATGGGTGATTTAGAAACTGGACTCAGGATAAAGAAACTAATCGGCGACAATGATTTCCGGATGGATATGATTGTACGCACCGCAGTGTTGGAAATGTACGTGAAGTGTGGAGCTGTTGATGAGGCACGCAGTGAATTTGATCAAATGGAGTATAGAGACGTTGTGGCGTGGAGTGCCATGATTGCAGGTTATGCGCAAAATGGGAGATCGAAGGAGGCTTTGGAGCTTTTCGACAGAATGCAGGCGGAAAATTGTAAGCCGAATGAAGTTACCCTCGTCAGTGTTTTATCTGCCTGCGCCCAATTGGGATCTGTGGAAGTCGGAGAGAGTATCGGAAGCTACATTGAGAACCATGGATTGGCATTTGGTGTTTATGTCGGTTCGGCGTTGGTCGATATGTACGCCAAGTGTGGGAACATTGGACGAGCGCGCAAAGTGTTCGATGAAATGCATCAGAGGGATGTTGTCACCTGGAATTCAATGATCGGAGGGCTCGCATTCAGTGGCTTCGCAAAGGATGCATTTGATCTTTACAAACAGATGGAGCGAGAAAGTTTCAAACCAAATGATATAACTTTTGTCGGGTTATTAACTGCTTGCACGCACGCTGGTTTAGTCGAACAAGGGATTAGCCTCTTTAAATGTATGAAGAAGGAGCATCACATCGACCCAAAAGTCGAACACTGTGCCTGTATGGTCGATCTTCTTTGCCGAGCCGGACGATTGAAAGACGCTTACGAGTTTATACGTGAGATGGAAATTGAACCTAACATAGTAATTTGGGGTACTCTATTGGGTGCTTCTAGGGTGCACTCGAATGTGGAGCTTGCCGAGCTTGCACTAAAGAAGCTTCTAGTGCTCGAGCCGGAGAACTCTTCGAACTATGTACTTCTCGCCAACATCTACGCAAATAACGGTAGATGGAACGAGGCGAGAGAAGCTAGGGATTTGATGAAGAGCAGAAGTGTGCAGAAATTAGCTGCGTATAGCTGGATTGAATTGGACGGTGTGGTGCATAAATTTCTAGTGGAAGATGCATCGCATCCGAAAGCCGATGAGATCTACGATGCTCTCGATCGGTTGGGATTACAACTGAAGTGGGCCAATTGTGCTCCTCATTTGGATTTAGAGCTTTTGTGA